The Arachis ipaensis cultivar K30076 chromosome B10, Araip1.1, whole genome shotgun sequence DNA window TGAAGGTGGTTTTTTATAGAAATATCGTCCATACTTATAAAATTATTAGGAAGGATGTGTTTCTTACAAAACGCTACAGCATCAAAGCCTTGCTCATATACACTTCCTGATTTAGAAGTTTTACATTTTTTAGATTTTGGGTCGGGAAAAGGAAGCGCAAGGGGAAttgtttgaatgccagagttagtaGAAGGTGTTAGAGGAAGGGGAGTCAGATCGGAAATAACCTTAACTGATGCAGAAGCACCTAAATCTGACTTAGAGGGTGAAGGGAGATCACCCGATTCGCCGACCTCTTTCAGTTGAATGATTCGGGCAACAATATTCTTTTTAGCTGTATAGAGAGTTTTCAGGGCGGCTGTCTTACTAGTAATCTTTTCTGAAAAACCAAAATATCAAAGTCGGATTGCATTAACACacaaattaaaaacaaagaagTATCTACAAAATGCAAAAGAAACACTACCTAGCTCAGAATGGACATGGTTTGGCTTTCCTAGTAAGAATTTCTTGGTGTCAAGATTGGGAGCTCAGCCCCAAGACTGTTAGAATATGGCAACTCTACACTTTTCTACCTTGTCCAATTCATCAAGGTTATATTTAATAACTGTGGAGAACTCCTCCCAGTATAAACTAAAAAGGGTTTCATCCCTCTCATTCAGAAATAAAGGTCAGACACCCTCGACAAATCGAATTTTgaagaaataatttttaaaatcatagaaAGAATCATCAAAAATGGCAAAGACCTTTCTCCCCTGAAGAGCTCGAAAGGAGATCCAGCTCTACTTTTTAGAATTGAATGGTTTGGTAAGTTGGAAGAgataaaagaaatttttttaagaaagagGGAGGTTGAGCTCACGGCAGAAGagttgataaatttttaaaaaattccaaGAATTGGGATGAAGCTGAATAGGAGAAACTTTACAAAGTCTAAGAATCTCAGACTTGAAGTCAGAAAAAGGAAGGCTAACCCCCAACTTTGTAAAAAAGCATTCATACACATATATAAAGTGACGTTCCGACTTGTCAAGTCGGAGGAAACAAATCATCTCATCCGGATCGGCGACTACAATCTCATATTTACTCTTGTCTTCTCGATCTCCACACAACCTATGATGTCTACAGAAGGTCTCGGCATATTCATTATCAAAAACAGGGATAGCAGAGAGAACAGTTATATCTACCCAATCTAGGTGAGACGGGACTTTAGACGACATGTTGAGTATTACTGAACGAGACATAAAGCTATACCTACAAATACAACATAAAAGAAAATCATCACTGGCAAGTTGTCAAGCGAGGAAAAACAAATAGAAACATTCCAATAAAGCCACAAGAAGTCAGACCACTTCCAACAGTAAGAACAAGAACTTCAAAGTTCTCAAAAGCTCTTATGAACCAAATCATCAAATAGCACCACTACAAGTTTGAAATGACACCATTTCTAGAAAGAAAAAATAACACCATTCGGGAGACACCACAAGGCAAAAACCTACACGCAAATACACAGCAAAGAaacaaaattttcaagaaaagaaaaacaacaaagcAATCACGAAGAGCATACCAACAAGAAATTGTTATCACTTACATAAAAAAGATGGTACCAGAAGCATATCACCCAGAACATAAGAATACAAAAAATAAAGTTCAAAAGGATAAAGAACCAACCTTGAGAGAACACGAAGTGGAAAGAATGCATGAGACAGCAAATACACGAACTTTCCAAGCCTCCCAGGGAACACGTGAAGCAAAAGTTTAGATAGAGAAATCTTGAAAAGGTTGCAATGAAGAAGATGAAAAGCTCGAAGAAAGGGAGAGTGATGATAAAAAATGTTTCAGAAGAagcgaaaaagaagaaagagaaacgaTTTGGGTATTTATAAGATACCAGGGACAAaagggtaattttatccccttatttatgACATGCACAGTTACCAAAGTAACCGTAAAAAAACATGCAAATAACTACAAAAAGACGTAACGCCTCAAGTTCATAAAATACGTCGAATACCCGACCTAACCCGAAGAAAGGCGGATGCCCGACGTGATGCACTAGCATACAAGAAACCAATCCAATATACAAATGCCCGAGCCTCTTGCTCATAAAGCTCGGACTCAAGCAGGGGAACTGTTCATACCATGGCCCAAAAATACAGCCAGACCCAAAATGAATAAGGCCCAATTAAGAGGTCTGGTTTAGTCCACATCTACCCAACCTTATAGAGGTCGGACACAGCGATAAGAGTCTGGCTCTACTTATCCAAAAGTAACTGACTCCTAAGATATCTCCTATTCATCTAGAAGGGAGATCTCAACGACTTTCTTAGAAAAGGGGAACAATCACCCACCAACAAAGATGGAACTACTTTAAAAGGTGGTTATcaattctactataaatacactgaaacTCTTAGGTATATTCAGGACCCAACTACTAAAAACTTAAGCATCAAAGTCCCTTGCAAGTACCATCTCTCACCTCTTCACAAACAACTCGAACGGTTTCATCCTCGTTGGAGAAGACGTCAGACAGACCATTCAAAGGCATTTGGACCTCACGTTTAAGCCCAAAAGCGaccagtttcaagtaaccctcagATCAAAAGATAAATGTCTTGTCACTCTTCTTCTAACTTCAAGTTCTTATAACATTACTGTTTAAATAACAAACATactaaattagtaatttaaatGATTAGCTTAGTGGTTACTCTGAGTTTTTACAAGAAAAAAGTCGTGGGTTCACTTGTATACCCTGAACCTACACCCGACCCTATCTGCAAGCAAACTGGCACTGCACCTTACCCTACCTGCAGCGGGTCGAGTAGGCAACCCTACCTATAGTAGGTCGAATAGGCAATCCTACCCGATCGAGTTGAGTCAGATTGGGTACCCGCGGATAAGGTACATGTTGCCAGTCCTAGATATTATTGATGAGTCTTATTATATATCATATTTATAATGAAACTATTTATATGTAGATTTCTTTTTATCACCTTGATCAATACAGTGCCTCTTGCTCATTTGACAATTGGGAGAAGTAACACACCTGACAACGACTTAGTTTTAGTGCAATATTATTTTTGGTTCTTATCATAGAAATTTGACAAAGTTTTTTATATTGGCCATTAATAACTTAATACAACTCTCCTTCTTTATCTAGATCTTagataaattctaaattctagatAAATTCAGATTTAAGATCGACTATGTAACATTGATGGAGTTTAGGCACATTACCTCATTCTATTCTCTATTCGTCCTTATTGTCTCTTTTTTTTCACTATTTCTAaactttttttctttatataagaTTATTCTAATATATTTATACTACAGTANNNNNNNNNNNNNNNNNNNNNNNNNNNNNNNNNNNNNNNNNNNNgagaatgattttttttatttttttaattatttagtaaagtgagagaaaatattaaaaattatatatcatttttctTAGTCTCCCTAGCAAAGGATCACTTCTTTCCTCTACTTTccagaccaaaaagggaaaaagtggCCAAATAAGAACCCAAAAAAGGAAGTAGCAAGGGCAAGGGGAAAGAAATTTTTTTCtactataaaattaaaaaaatattattttcccaAAAAAATCATCcgaacttaatttttgaaatatatttttttttgcatttcACTCAAGTTTGCCATACTGTCCGACGAACCTCATTATATTAATAAGGTTTGTCGCATTCTCCGGTGAACTTTAACCCACCCTGTCCATAAATACCAGTGCAAACTCAATACGAGTTTCTCATTCTTCTCTTTGATATTGCTCATCTTTTTAATTAACTCTTTACAATGTCTGAAATTTTGTTGTTATCCATTCATTATGATGGTAAAATAGTGTATGATGAAAAATGTTGTATCGTATTTAGGTCTGCTTAACTAGTAATTGTATATATGGCACCCGAAGTCAACAGTTTAACAACGTTGAAGAATTTAATATTACATTCCATTGGGCAACAACACACGAAAAGAGTGAAAAAAATTTACTACCGATATCCGTCTGAAGTAGATAACGTTTTATTTTACAAAAGGTATATTGTAGATGTTGTGAttcttatttttgtattttttgtattatagttgaggttttgagaatattttatgttttttgattTAGGTATCGATTACGTGATGACGAGGACATATGTATTATAAAGGTGTGGCATAACCGTTGGACAAATGTCCATCTGTTGAAATTATTTGTTTCCtagttgagttaagtagatgaGGATCATCTGCGGATACTGTTGATGATAGCCCTTTTAAATAGAgcagttaaaaaaatattaaaaggacGATGATTGACCTAAATATGCCACCTGAACCGCCAAGAGGGGTCAAACATTGAACATTCTAATGATGGCATGATGCTATCTGATGTTGAAGGTCATGCGGATTTTACGATTAGGGACCCGATGACGGATCCTTATCAAGTCAATTCCGATGACGGTGAAGATGTTGAGGCTGAACCAATGAAAATTCCTTATGAGagtgaggaggagaaagagaggaACTACTATGGTGACATACAAATCGCATTGACATAGCCTGCCATTTCTTGACTGTATGATCGGCCAACAAACCTGTTCAAAAACACAAACAATTATGATATACAAGTTCGAAATTTAATTAATACACgaatataataactaattaattcaTAACAATTATGCTTATCACTTACATTAATGACCCCTAGTCCATTAAGGAGACGCCTGTAAGTATAAAGCCTGTTCTCGCCTCTGTCACTATTTGGCTGTAATCCCACCCACCTATAATATTACCGTAGTTATAACACCACAAAACTATTTCAGTAACTTACGAAAAAGAtgctacaaaaaaaattatacttcTCAACAAGGGAAAAACGGCATGTGATATATCCCTCCGGCCTCAACAGTGGTATATGGTGATATGCCCATGAAAGTAGCAAACTGATGCATCCACCCAAATTTCGCGCCAGTAGTCCGTGGCCCAGTATATCTGGCGGTAAAGCTAGGCCATCATTACTGAGCCCTATGATAACCTCCCACACTGATCAACATCCTCCAAAAGAGGCAACTATTTAATGTGCACCCTAGAATTGGAGGCATCCAGAAACAGAATGTTCCAGATCATCTGCATGATATAACCCCTAGTATAACGCAATAGACACTCCTCAGTCGGGTTCTCCTCCAGCTCCCCACAAACAGTGTTCTAAAACCAACTTAGCTTGACAGTCCACTTCGTCTGTGATTGTCTATCATCGGGGCCCGAAAAAGCTCCCAATAACTGCTACATAACTCTTCAATGGACTGTCCTTGATAAACCTGCTCCCACCCACCGATGCATTCATTGATTGGATCTCCATCAAAGATGAGTCCCAGCTGGTACGCCACATCATGTAGGGTGATGATCATCTACCCACATGGTAAGTGAAATGTATGGGACTCGGGTCGCCATCTCTCGATCAGAGCTGAGACCAGCGGCCAATCATGCTCCCACTCCACCATGAAAGCAACATGCTCGAATCCTGCTCGTCTGAGATGTGACCTAATCTGCTCGGACAAATATCCCAACAAATTTCATTTGACAATAATTAAATGCAACAAAAAATAGCAGAacaaaattatcaaaattaactCTAATTAGTTCAAACGAAACaataatcaaaatcaatttttctCTTTCTATTCATAACCACATCATCGTTTTACATATTctaaactaacaacacatatataatCATATAAAGTGTATTATCGACTTATCAAACTCATTAACAAACATATTCAAATAATGAACAACAAATCAAACACAAAAGATAAACATAACAACAGAATTACCTGACACTGACAAACTTAAGAAATCAACACCTTTAACGATGCACAGAGAAATAACCTAAAAAAGATAAGGGAGAATAAAAACGAATAAAGTGAAATTGTGAAACGAAAATGTAAAATATGAGAAACAtaataattacaaattaattagaaaaagaaaacagaACAACATAATTATGTGAATCAATTGAAAaggtaaaaaattttaataatgtcCAAAAAAAAATAACCTTCACCGCAGAAGGGAGAATGAGAgtgaaaaaaattagaaagataaaatgaaaatgtgaaaaataaaGTGGTTTCCAAGTCTTTTATATTTGAGCGTTGAGAATTAAAATTTGGATAATTTTTTTGAGaaaattaatgtttttttttattttattttatggtaGAAAAAAAATCCAGGTAATTTATTGACATTTAGCACCCCGTCTCTGTCTCGAGCTGAATTCTCTCTCTGTTCTTCGtttcaattttcattttctttttcccaTTACTTTTTGGTTCCTGAATCAGACATTTTCCATCCATCAGGTTTTGTTTTGCTGAACAGAAGCTTGTCGTTCATATCGCCATCGCCGTTGTCATTGCCGCCATCTTTGGAAGCCGCAACTTTCTCCAATGGCAACTTACCATTCAGGAGGATATCCACTTTTCCTCCCGTTTGCATGGGCAGGCGCTCCTCCAAAATCGCTGGCAGAAAGGtctctcacttttttttttaattactatTGATTTCATCAGTGTCATGCTGGCTCTGCAtgccaagtgtttgatgaaaatCCTCTCtaagtttacccctttttcaagCCCCATTCCCTACTATCATAACTAGTACGTGTAATCGAGTATCTTCCATTCTTCATTGGCTTTAAGTTGGTCTGTAGTTGATATGTATGAATTTTCCGTTTTCTTTATAGTTCATGTTTATGTTGGTATGTTAAATCTTTGTGTTTGCCTCGAATACAGGAAGCCCAAAATGCAAAAAAGGCTAAATTGTACTCGAGGATGGGAAAGGAGGTTGTGTCTGCGTAAGTTCTTCTTCAACTAATATTTGGAATTTTAATAGAGCATAAGTATAAAGCAGTTATTATATATTCATGTTTTTACTGCAAAATTATCCTTCCAATGCTCGGACTTGAATGACACGAGTTTGGTTACAATCCATATCTAGTGTCCGTTctttaatttgattatttgatttgattagacCAGTACGTTGGTATACTGTTTTTTCATTTTGCTTAAGGGACCATAATGGGCATGACTTTCATAACGTTGATTGGCAGTGTCAAGAAAGGTGGTCCAAATGTAACATCTAATCCATTGTTAGCCGCTATACTTGAGAAAGCCAAGGAGCTTGATGTGCCAAAAGATATTGTTGAGCGTAACATCAAAAGAGCTTCAGAGAAGGGACAGGAGGCTTATATTGAGAAAGTCTACGAGGTTAGTTTAATAACAATGATCTTGATTTGATTTCTAAAGGGCGGGCCGGGTTATTCCCATAGCGAAAGTTACTTATGGTTCCTTAAACATCTTGAATCTCTGCTGAGCAGAAATATTCAAAACGTTTCAAAGTTGCACCTGAGTTGAGTAGAAGTAACATTTAGGTAAGGTTAGTTTGCAACCCCATCTCCTTTGTTTAAGCTTTTAAAATATAGTTTCAACTAGTTTCTGATTTTTTTCCCCCATGCATGATTTTACCCATTGCTATCTGAAATACACTCGTTTGACAAATTACTTTTGCAGAAGTTCACTAGTTAGTCTTCCAAAAGTCATAATTTCAATATTAATTCCTTCAAAATGCATTTCCTTGAGATTCATTTCATGTCAGTTATACTAATAGCACTGTTTTTGGAAGTTTGAGATGTTTAACAAGTTTAAGAACAATGTTTGTTTGATGGTATTGTTAGTTTTGTTCTCAGCCACAAGCTTATTAGGCAAACAGTTGGGTGCAGGGGAATGTAGCCTTTTTTGTATTCAGTTGGATGGATGATTGTAGATTACTGTGGGCGTGGCCTGGGAGTGCATTTATTTTTTGTGTCTCCAATGGCTTGAGTACTATATTACCTACTACATAACCGATGAATCACCAACCCTTATTTTATGGGCTGTGTTACTGTGACTTTATTTTAGGTCTTTAACCAATCACCTTCATTATTCTTCAGGTTTATGGCTATGGAGGGGTTAGTATGGTAGTTGAGGTCTCAACTGATAAGGTACATCGATCAGTGGCAAAGATTAGAGAAGTGGTGAAGGACTGTGGAGGAAAGATGGCAGACTCTGGATCTGTTACATTTAAGTTTAGACGTGTTCGGGTAGTAAATATAAAAGTCACTGATGCTGACAAAGATCAGCTGCTTTCCATTGCATTAGATGCTGGAGCAGAGGATGTAATTGAACCTTCAACTTATGAGGATGACACTGAAGAGGATAGGTCAGAAAggtaaaaaatcaattttattatttttgggtTTCTTATTCGAATAATCATTTTTATTAACACTTTGTCATGGGCATGGTATTTGGGAGAGCTAGTTATATGAGGTTAATAATTTTACTCAGCAAAAACCAAATTATTGAATAATATCTAGTACAGTGTCAGTAAAAGCAATGCTCTACAATTTTACATAATGTGAATGAGCTTGGGGTTTCTGTGGTACAGTTGTCATTTGGATTCAAATGTGAGTTCTCAGGTCAACAATCAGCATCCAATGAACATAATTAGAACTCCTTCATTGTTCAAGTCATTAGATGTATGAATAAAGACAGAAATTGATGACCTGCATTGAAACCCTAGGTTCTAATAGTTTAAGCAAATGCATCTCTAGTGCCCTTGGTCATTTGCCAATTGCTATGGTCTCTGATATCTAGATAACTTGTTgctgaaacaaaaagaaaatgtcaaCTATTTGAATAGAGTTTTGTTCAGATGTTCTGGAATTTGTCAAGTAAAATCAACATATTACTCTCCATTATGAGTTATTGGATATATAAGGGGATTGGATCTTTTCAGGTGTGCTCTCTCACCATACAAAATCTTCTCTCTCATGTATTCTCTTGGTTCCATTTAGAGAGTGCATGGTAAAGAATCAACACTTGGACAAGATCAATTCAGAGAAAAAATTGAGAAgatccatttctaatattttattaGATCCATACCAAAGTTTCACATTAGTATCAAGTTGATTGCCCTCCGAGATATGTCACGTGTATAGGTCAAGCATGTCTTACATCATGGGATTGATTGATTTTGTAGTCTCTCGATTAATTTATCTGCATAAAGTAAATTCCAGCTTCTGTTGTTTTATTCGTTTGGATCTTCACATGGAttcatttttgttctttttttccaGGTATTATAAAATTGTAGGTTCTTCTGATAACTATGCTACTATACTGTCAAAGCTGCGAGAGGAAGGCATAAATTTTGAGCCTGATAATGGTTCTGAATTACTTCCAAATGCTACAATTGAGGTTTGTACCAACTGGCTGTAGCATACGCGTAATTGATTTTATATGGCATAtacaaatttcaactttcaaacaACCTAGGTTGTAGGTTAAATGTCACATGGCGGTTTGCAATCTTAACAAAATACCTTTGATATAGCCTCATGTCAAGCTCATTACATAATTTGTGAAGATGGTTCGTCcatcaaatatttttattgtgTACCTTTTAACAAGAAAGCAATTAGGGAAAACTTACTGGAGCCTATTATTGTTGATTTCCAGGTAGATGATGAAGCTATGGACCTGAACAAGGAACTTATGAACAAATTACTTGAGCTTGATGATGTTGATGCTGTTTATACAGACCAGAAATAATcatttgttagttttattttgctgAGTATTGATAGAAGTCTAGAAGCATGCTTTCGTGAAGGGAGAATTTCATGTGGAAattatttcattaaaaacacaGGATCTTGAAGTATTGTCctgaataataataaaacaatttAACCTTTGATCCTTTTTCTGGTTTTGTACATTGATCCTAGAGCAATTTCTTTGCAACGACTTCCTTGGATTTTTGTATACATTCATGTACTCATATCTACGTGTCAATTAAGAATCTGATAtataattattgttatttttaacGGCTTTAAGAAACGCTTTTGCAAGAGAACATACATGGCACCATCAAAGTCAATGATTTATTAACATATAATACTCTTGATTTAGAACAAGGATTCATAACATATTATTAAACCTATAAAATTTATGAATTATCAATATATAATCCACAAAGTGTATATTATAATTTATAGTGCAGCGGGATAAACGAATTCCCTAAATGCTACTTTATATCATACACATAAACTTAGCTTTTCACCACCATCAGCTAGCTATTCAGCTTGCACTCATATATAGAACCACGGTTCCTAACCATGCATGCAATTCGAGTTGAAGCACTATTTCTTGTGGATCCATGTCCAAGCAACGTAATTAAAGCATCAATTTATAGCCATATATGTTGCTAATTTTTTGGAACCCAGCATCCATGCAACCCATATGGAATTGCATAAGGGAACTTGGCCCTAGCAATCTCTTGAAAAGTGGAACCATCTAACACCAACGCATATGCTCCTCCATTTTTCTCACTAACTACTGAGATTACCACGCCTGCCATGCGAGAAATTAAGATAGTTTATAGAAGTTCCAACAAAATGTGACATTAACATATAGATGAAAAGAAAGAGAGCGCGAAGGTACCAGGATAGTGTTCTTACCATCGTCTTCTTCGGTTGCACCCGGCCGAGCTACAAAGAATGGTTCCGAGGGCACAGTACCTTCTTCATACCAGTTCTTAGCCTTTTTCAACTCAAAATCAATCTGCATATTACATGCCAAAGAACTTTCCACTGAATATGTAGGCAAGGGAAAAACCGGTTGCATTTGGAACAGAAAATTAATAATTAGGATGTAATAATAATGAATCAAATGAGACCTTGGTGATGGTGTTGGGAAAGTTACAAGGGCGATGTGCTCCACAAGCATAAGCATATCTATATTTCTTTCCTAAATAATTAGGGTTTATGGTGCACATGTCCATGCCTCTCCCATGTTCATTTGGATCTAATGCTGCCTCCAAGGTTCCATATGGACTCCCATCAAATGGTATTCGGAATCGACCAACCCtgttaataataaaaattcaacaaattaTAATGAGTGATAATTACTTATGAACGTGACTATTTCAATTCAGTTCGATCAATTCATATGCATAAACTaattgttatttaattttattacctAGCGTTGGGTAGAACATCTTCACCATTATAGGAACGAAGGTTGTTTAGTCTGAGCTTCTCAAGAATGTCGGTATTTGCATTGTGCTCACAACAGTCGGCGATTATCGCCGTAACTCTTCCATCTTCATCTTTCTCTTCATATGCATTTATGAAATGGAACTGAACAAACAGAGGCACCTCCACACTTGCCACCTTCAAAACTCATAACCACCACAACCACAATATAAAACTAGCACACAGAAAAGCTGTTCATGTGAAGATAATCTTAGCAATCATTTTTCATAAGAGGAGGGTTAAAAAAGTGTTTAAAGAGTTCTTACAATGTTGCCAGTGGCCTTGCACATGACATGC harbors:
- the LOC107623922 gene encoding probable transcriptional regulatory protein At2g25830; amino-acid sequence: MGRRSSKIAGRKEAQNAKKAKLYSRMGKEVVSAVKKGGPNVTSNPLLAAILEKAKELDVPKDIVERNIKRASEKGQEAYIEKVYEVYGYGGVSMVVEVSTDKVHRSVAKIREVVKDCGGKMADSGSVTFKFRRVRVVNIKVTDADKDQLLSIALDAGAEDVIEPSTYEDDTEEDRSERYYKIVGSSDNYATILSKLREEGINFEPDNGSELLPNATIEVDDEAMDLNKELMNKLLELDDVDAVYTDQK